A single window of Anopheles moucheti chromosome 2, idAnoMoucSN_F20_07, whole genome shotgun sequence DNA harbors:
- the LOC128310666 gene encoding uncharacterized protein LOC128310666, with the protein MSSLPLKRSRKLTNRANKKLKELFSEHHREEAEVPGTSRMVPRFTDSTSQGANQPQEIEDSSQPANPAVTSEISFNLSGGGVHGDAVLDDLNDSYSVDQEGGGNISLEAIFRQWTDLPLPKDSRTLLKTSTTINQEIRTVEGGEFWYKGIENKLNSY; encoded by the exons ATGTCTTCGCTGCCGTTGAAGAGAAGCCGCAAATTGACGAATCGGGCCAACAAGAAGCTGAAGGAGTTATTTTCCGAGCACCATCGCGAAGAAGCAGAAGTGCCGGGAACGAGCCGGATGGTGCC CCGTTTTACAGATTCAACGTCGCAGGGAGCCAATCAACCCCAGGAGATAGAAGATTCGTCGCAGCCTGCAAACCCGGCCGTCACAAgcgaaattagttttaatctttctggtggtggtgttcaTGGGGATGCAGTTTTAGATGACTTAAATGATAGTTATAGCGTAGATCAAGAAGGTGGTGGGAATATTAGTTTAGA ggcTATTTTCAGACAATGGACCGACCTTCCGCTTCCCAAGGATTCACGTACGCTGttaaaaacatcaaccaccaTCAACCAGGAGATACGAACCGTTGAAGGGGGAGAGTTTTGGTACAAAGGAATTGAGAATAAGCTCAACAGCTACTAA